Proteins from a single region of Nomia melanderi isolate GNS246 chromosome 9, iyNomMela1, whole genome shotgun sequence:
- the rod gene encoding kinetochore component rough deal isoform X2 encodes MLLSVSFGLLIACYCISDNGLYLFVVLSNGILYCLHLLSQEVIFTKNVTKDDDPIVTMFLQHECDQYINVYLVAKSGTIYRVSNFNYKIIEAAISNENDDITVKKVAELVQCAQLFKGFVNNEVIYAAIGVINEEISIAILCSNMLFLWPSEHYINFNAKSSSYIKVKFFKNNIAMLCLCMDNTLDMVCPRTLLGLKVYQKPVSDFAIIENIDSSLCQILILAANDGEHNVCTLRLLSFPDFEQKFQIDVPISVYLVEIMDPRDEIILFLEGINNFQNNIKYIDTIRIKTVSESLPEYQLQRLIRKEQFDKAEIFAKKFSLSTESIYFAKASLLISKFGPWTKNGSNLIQIDDLLSILDKIENVQHIVECCSKALIPQYKEMKKIYLYARTKITENTAKMVSEDHLNLLFSINSILHKLETFHLIWGFKQDFDCYDDDTMKEWIRFSRANLMKEYMTYLSLGEMEAATLIWSRHLPDIMEHISVNFVKDIFSTLDEKLSPSVLWPWLSHFIPTLLSFIPDAICEIISWGCKKVKLCEQLHHNLWPQIGIDFSNKFIKLLRLEENHHSLVIHHEYLSNDSNLKQFVSLIQAMSDIQKLKVTYRLTISLDAYMGDPIEVSYILLDKIHIDIIPDFINHFLKQYMLNNSLQNDYTLSSYIQKIMRNSKSWWSGEEAPWERRVVVIIGLIQDIETRLQQTLEILKNASVPWSSIMVNLAEISSNLDHTLASQIRIEVSYVSIKLILKKYKYEHVGINDKLIYRIIKENHEDMISDIQQITKNDPLLQKKALSSCTNYYLSRGNVTKVMELLNSMEANILLHCCIQIVNHVSASLTLKNMPKSIEHYVEMLGWVKLQFQGMSKKYKVQSHYYDSIIVSIAEIKSMYVLKKEFQINISIKEYATEKKKILKNYIEKLCNENIQKNDNFIIVYTKIIKVADLLEMQKIDAVCMLLEWTKNIDIFKYFARCKEERISITLNECPYMFKMCLMMLQHIKMDEDIVITIQNLISSTLCVCADDQLQSMLLLFVGINLYQECFNKSNKHGSSVFDTKQEEMSKMDWKLYTIYKDLAIAADELILSLFRDMISMQQLYLNSCNIDAEYLKIDDNQESLKNLLDKMRKLKVEHNEYCLLQIMKTLYFNFYILIDVNSDLLTEIKTVYYQFLIILLKKVISSRTFDPYLGLSCLFMLPELETCKWISSTCKIYQLDCTRHFRISILGYEYFRLCKNLSILKTYKDNKILHSWAQKLLKYSISYKEILTSDAIGKRDILQRIMNYNGDNMITLLQDFCTDFGFNIQDCLLIYLQTIVKSWNPKLNISNLNGKKELHIDEDEIYELKRKCNMVAAKILDKVALKNYIITMLSQVNFYHYEIFIILMDLIEDKNIEHRNYFCFLQNYTRNSQPTQIERDEWMHLNPRYTSLPPISVWRLPFLPKIELWTFITPELNLKSYKKWLDIAPILKLQPHIICTLAIKGEITRTWGNKHKTNKWSLCPKNSSLLNDIKKCIEQMTGPNALYYSTAALYYVVNHTPPGADQVAAVEECYKYALLSVQKSTKFEEGMLEKIKFKYLHFTSEHILRTHGLGTSNYLSLIGNPYKLVRELYTDESIPQRYRYITDHRPDINSAVKAISELCSINIVKLRMELLQEWLQPDIKYMKFNQSITDTFSMVTNSEPNSNSDDNLLRLCYILEYGDLELSANFLINIGFCENNEDHSPEVRYRALCVLQTILDASKLEDLTKRDIQTIREYMKSLKYIGRLESLGVGYNVHTFETSSKHELVQILWKTQNYSQQALILIAQICIDFEVYEYTLWDKNLTQLAKFLMINELKKILLQVRNISVIVNCNGYLLGWQVVISEPFRKMDLNPSPEQIDNCVEALKLLHSCPVVHTLYFSDIIKYCFQCQQSHLAAAILPFLNDDDKKYVLEKIKNTSNLTNVLKNLNDLLSNGILCVSYCNKIIENALSKN; translated from the exons ATGTTATTGAGTGTCAGTTTTGGATTACTAATAGCATGTTACTGTATTTCTGACAATGGTTTATATCTGTTTGTTGTATTGtcaaatggaattttatattgtcttcATTTATTATCTCAAGAAGTAATTTTTACAAA AAATGTAACAAAAGATGATGATCCTATAGTAACTATGTTTCTACAACATGAATGTGatcaatatattaatgtatatctTGTTGCAaaaagtggaactatttatag aGTATCAAAtttcaactataaaattatCGAAGCTgctatttcaaatgaaaatgatgATATAACAGTAAAGAAGGTTGCAGAATTAGTTCAATGTGCACAGTTGTTTAAAGGTTTTGTTAATAATGAG gTAATATATGCTGCTATAGGTgtaataaatgaagaaatatcAATAGCTATATTGTGTTCAAATATGTTGTTTTTATGGCCCAGTGagcattatattaattttaatgcaaaATCTTCTAgttatattaaagtaaaattttttaagaataatat TGCAATGTTATGTTTATGTATGGATAACACATTGGATATGGTATGTCCTCGAACTTTACTTggtttaaaagtatatcaaaaaCCAGTATCAGACTTcgcaataattgaaaatattgatagtAGTTTATGTCAGATTCTTATTTTAGCAGCAAACGATGGAGAACATAATGTATGTACATTGCGTCTTCTTTCATTTCCAG aCTTTGAACAGAAGTTTCAAATAGATGTACCTATCTCTGTATATCTTGTGGAAATCATGGATCCCcgtgatgaaataattttatttttagaagggataaacaattttcagaataatattaagtatatagATACAATTAGAATAAAGACTGTATCTGAAAGTCTACCGGAATACCAGTTACAACGTTTAATACGAAAAGAGCAGTTTGATAAAGCTGAAATTTTTGCAAAAAAATTCAGTTTGTCCACAGAATCTATTTACTTTGCAAAAGCatcattattaatatctaaGTTTGGACCTTGGACAAAAAATGGTTCCAATCTAATTCAAATAGATGATCTTCTTAGTATAttagataaaatagaaaatgtgcAACATATAGTAGAATGTTGTAGTAAGGCTcttataccacaatataaagaaatgaaaaaaatttatttatacgcgCGGACAAAGATAACAGAAAATACTGCa AAAATGGTATCCGAAGATCATCTGAATCTTCTGTTTTCAATTAATAGTATACTGCATAAATTagaaacatttcatttgatttgGGGATTTAAACAAGATTTTGATTGCTATGATGATGATACTATGAAAGAATGGATAAGATTTTCACGAGCGAATTTGATGAAAGAATATATGACATATTTAAGTCTA ggaGAAATGGAAGCTGCTACACTGATTTGGTCCAGACATCTCCCAGACATAATGGAACATATATCTGTGAATTTTGtaaaagatatattttcaacccttgATGAAAAATTATCTCCATCTGTGCTTTGGCCATGGTTATCACATTTTATACCTACTTTACTATCTTTTATTCCTGATGCCATATGTGAAATTATTTCCTGGGGATGCaagaaagttaaattatgtgaaCAATTACATCATAATTTATGGCCTCAAATTGGAATTGattttagtaataaatttataaaattactcaGACTCGAAGAGAATCATCATTCTTTAGTTATTCACCATGAATACTTAAGTAATGATtcaaatttgaaacaatttgtttctttaatacAAGCCATGTCTgatatacaaaaattgaaagttacATATAG ATTAACAATATCTCTTGATGCTTACATGGGAGACCCTATTGAAGTATCATATATATTACTGGATAAGATACATATTGACATTATTCCagattttataaatcattttttaaaacaatatatgcTGAATAATTCTTTGCAAAATGACTATACTCTCTCTTCGTATATACAG aaaataatgAGAAATTCTAAAAGTTGGTGGTCAGGCGAAGAAGCTCCATGGGAAAGACGTGTTGTTGTGATAATTGGTTTAATTCAAGATATAGAA aCTAGATTGCAACAAacactagaaatattaaaaaatgcttCAGTACCATGGAGTTCAATTATGGTGAATTTGGCAGAAATAAGTAGTAATCTGGACCACACTTTAGCATCTCAAATTAGAATAGAAGTTAGCTACGTTTCAATAAAGCTTATATTAAAGAAGTATAAATACGAGCATGTTGGTATAAATGAT aaattaatttatcgtataataaaagaaaatcatgaGGACATGATTTCGGATATTCAACAAATAACTAAAAATGATCCATTATTACAAAAGAAGGCATTGTCATCTTGTACAAATTACTATTTGTCTAGAGg GAATGTTACAAAGGTAATGGAATTATTAAACTCTATGGAggctaatattttattacattgctGCATTCAAATTGTAAATCATGTTTCAGCTAGTTTAACTTTGAAG aaTATGCCTAAATCTATTGAACATTACGTTGAAATGTTGGGTTGGGTGAAATTACAATTCCAGGGAAtgtcaaaaaaatataaagttcaATCTCACTACTATGATAGCATTATTGTTAGTATAGCCGAAATAAAATCAATGTATGTATTAAAAAAGGAATTtcaaattaacatttcaataaaagaatatgcaacagaaaaaaagaaaatattgaagaactatattgaaaaattatgcaatg AGAATATACAAAagaatgataattttattattgtgtatacaaaaattataaaagtagcAGACCTACTTGAAATGCAAAAAATTGATGCTGTATGTATGTTATTAGAGTGGAcaaaaaatatagatatatttaaatattttgccaG ATGTAAAGAAGAACGAATAAGTATAACATTAAATGAATGTCCATACATGTTCAAAATGTGTTTAATGATGTTACAACATATTAAAATGGATGAAGATATTGTCATcactatacaaaatttaatttcttctacaTTATGTGTTTGTGCAGATG ATCAATTGCAGTCTATGTTGTTATTATTTGTTGGAATAAATTTGTATCAGGAGTGctttaataaaagtaacaaacatGGTTCAAGTGTGTTTGATACAAAACAAGAAGAAATGTCAAAAATGGATTGGAAGTTATACACAATATATAAAGATCTAGCTATTGCTGCAGACGAATTAATTCTATCATTATTTAGAGATATGATCTCCATGCAACAACTTTATTTAAACTCCTGTAATATAGatgctgaatatttaaaaatagatgaCAATCAAGAGTCGTTAAAGAATTTACTTGATAAAATGAGGAAATTAAAAGTGGAGCATAATGAATATTGCCTGCTACAGATTATGAAgactttatatttcaatttttatattctaatagACGTAAATTCTGATTTACTAACAGAAATTAAAACagtatattatcaatttttaataatattgttaaaaaaggtAATAAGTTCGCGAACATTTGATCCCTATCTTGGGTTATCCTGCTTATTTATGTTACCCGAATTAGAGACGTGCAAATGGATCTCTTCTACTTGCAAAAT ATATCAGTTAGATTGTACTCGACACTTCAGAATATCAATACTTGGGTATGAATATTTCCGTTTGTGTAAAAATCTATCAATCTTAAAAACTTATaaggataataaaatattgcactCTTGGGcacagaaattattgaaatattctatttcatacAAAG AAATTTTAACAAGTGATGCAATAGGAAAAAGGGACATATTGCAAcgtattatgaattataatggCGATAATATGATTACTTTACTTCAAGATTTTTGTACTGACTTTGGTTTTAATATACAAGACTGCTTATTGATATATTTGCAAACAATAGTAAAATCATGGAatccaaaattaaatatatccaACCTTAATGGAAAGAAAG AATTACATATCGACGAGGATGAAATATATGAACTAAAAAGAAAGTGTAATATGGTGGCTGCTAAAATTTTAGATAAAGTTGCCttaaaaaattatatcattACTATGTTATCACAA gtcaatttttatcattatgaaatatttataatcctTATGGATCTTATAGAAgacaaaaatattgaacatagaAATTACTTTTGTTTCCTACAAAATTATACTCGAAATAG TCAACCGACGCAAATAGAACGCGATGAATGGATGCATCTTAATCCAAGATATACATCTCTACCACCTATATCTGTATGGCGATTACCTTTTTTGCCTAAAATTGAATTATGGACTTTTAtaa CTCcagaattgaatttaaaaagttaCAAAAAGTGGTTGGATATAGCGCCTATTCTTAAATTACAACCCCATATCATATGTACACTAGCCATTAAAGGAGAAATAACACGTACATGGGGAAATAAacacaaaacaaacaaatgGAGTCTCTGTCCGAAAAACAGTAgtttattaaacgatataaaaaaatgtatagaacaGATGACTGGACCGAATGCATTATATTATAGCACAGCAGCGTTATATTATGTTGTCAATCATACACCTCCAG GTGCTGATCAAGTAGCAGCTGTCgaagaatgttataaatatgCTCTACTATCTGTTCAGAAATCTACTAAGTTTGAAGAAGGAATGCTTGAG aaaataaaattcaagtattTACACTTTACATCAGAACATATCTTACGTACACATGGTTTAGGAACctcaaattatttatcattgatTGGAAATCCATACAAGTTAGTTCGTGAATTGTATACAGACGAAAGCATACCACAAAGATATCGATACATTACAGATCATAGACCAGATATAAATTCTGCAGTTAAAGCGATCAGTGAACTATGTTCAATTAATATAGTTAAATTGCGAATGGAATTGTTGCAAGAATGGTTACAGCCAGATATTaagtatatgaaatttaatcaaAGTATAACGGACACGTTTTCAATGGTAACAAATTCTGAACCAAATTCGAATTCTgatgataatttattaag ACTGTGTTATATTCTGGAGTATGGAGATCTTGAATTGTCAgcaaattttctaataaatatagGTTTCTGCGAAAATAATGAAGATCACAGTCCTGAAGTTCGTTACAGAGCTCTATGTGTATTGCAAACCATACTTGATGCTTCTAAATTAGAAGATTTAACTAAACGCGATATTCAAACAATTAG AGAATATATGAAGTCTCTAAAGTATATAGGTAGACTAGAATCATTAGGAGTTGGATACAATGTACATACATTTGAAACAAGTTCCAAGCATGAATTAGTACAAATATTATGGAAGACACAAAATTATTCGCAACAAGCACTTATTCTTATTGCCCAAATATGTATAGACTTTGAAGTATACGAATATACCTTATGGGATAAAAATTTAACGCAATTAGCTAAATTTTTAATG ATTAATGAACTAAAAAAGATTTTATTACAAGTGCGAAACATAAGTGTGATTGTAAATTGTAATGGCTACTTGTTAGGATGGCAAGTAGTAATTTCAGAACCATTCAGAAAAATGGATTTAAATCCAAGTCCAGAGCAAATAGACAATTGCGTTGAAGCGTTAAAACTGCTGCATTCATGTCCAGTTGTACATACGTTATATTTCagtgatattataaaatactgtttTCAGTGCCAACAATCCCACTTAGCTGCTGCAATTTTACCCTTTTTAAACGATGatgataaaaaatatgttttagag AAAATCAAGAATACATCGAATCTTACAAATGTCTTAAAGAATTTAAATGACTTGTTGTCAAATGGCATACTTTGTGTGAGTTAT tgcaataaaattatagaaaatgcCTTATcaaaaaactga